In the Streptomyces coeruleoprunus genome, TCGACCGGCAGACCGAGCAGGGCAAGGTCGTACGCGTCGAGCAGGTCGACTGCAAGGACGTGAACGCCGCCCAGGTGCCTCCGACCGGCGACACCACGACGCCGGAGGGGCGTGAGGCGGTCAACGCCCAGCAGGGCCGGTGCAAGCGTGTGACCATCGAGGTCACCACCGGCAAGGACAAGGGCCGGCAGTTCACCGAGATCGTGCAGCCCGACGCCCCGCGCCAGCTGGACCAGGACCAGGAGGTGGTCGTGGCCTACGCCCCGGACGCCCCCGAGGACCTGCAGTACTCCGTCACCGATGTGAACCGGAAGTTCCCGTTGGTGCTGCTCGCGGCGGTGTTCGCGCTGGCGGTCGTGGCCGTGGGGCGGATGCGCGGCGTGATGGCGCTGATCGCGCTGGGGACGAGCTTCCTGATCCTGACGTTCTTCATCCTGCCGGCGATCCTCCAGGGCTCGAATCCGCTGGTGGTGGCGGTCGTCGGGGCGAGCGCCATCATGCTGATCGCGCTCTACCTGAGCCATGGGCTCAGCGCCCGGACCTCGGTCGCCGTGCTGGGCACGCTGATCTCGCTGCTGCTGATCGGACTGCTGGGCTCGCTGTTCATCGGGTGGGCGCATCTGACCGGCAACACGGACGACTACACGGGCCTGATCCACGGGCTCTACCCGGACATCGACATGTCGGGTCTGCTGCTGGCGGGCGTCATCATCGGTTCGCTGGGTGTCCTCGACGACGTGACGGTGACCCAGACGTCCGCGGTGTGGGAACTGCACCAGGCCGACCCGCGGATGGGCCCGCGCGCGCTGTACCGGGCGGGCCTGCGTATCGGCCGGGACCACATCGCGTCGGTCGTGAACACGCTGGTGCTGGCGTACGCGGGCGCGGCGCTGCCGCTGCTGCTGCTCTTCTCGATCGCGCAGAGCAGCGTGGGCACGGTCGCCAACAGCGAACTGGTCGCGCAGGAGATCGTGCGGACGCTGGTCGGCTCGATCGGACTCGTCGCCTCGGTTCCGGTGACGACCGCGCTGGCGGCCCTGGTCGTCTCCGCCGACCGCCCGCCACGCGGCGCCGCCGACGGTACGGGGCCCTCGACGGGCACCATGCCGC is a window encoding:
- a CDS encoding YibE/F family protein, with product MTSSHQSPEKHPEHGPTPHGVAHVHAHSHGPAAPVSKHLRKVIAAVLIPFATAVLVGLAVLWPGGAPGHERTGVGFDRQTEQGKVVRVEQVDCKDVNAAQVPPTGDTTTPEGREAVNAQQGRCKRVTIEVTTGKDKGRQFTEIVQPDAPRQLDQDQEVVVAYAPDAPEDLQYSVTDVNRKFPLVLLAAVFALAVVAVGRMRGVMALIALGTSFLILTFFILPAILQGSNPLVVAVVGASAIMLIALYLSHGLSARTSVAVLGTLISLLLIGLLGSLFIGWAHLTGNTDDYTGLIHGLYPDIDMSGLLLAGVIIGSLGVLDDVTVTQTSAVWELHQADPRMGPRALYRAGLRIGRDHIASVVNTLVLAYAGAALPLLLLFSIAQSSVGTVANSELVAQEIVRTLVGSIGLVASVPVTTALAALVVSADRPPRGAADGTGPSTGTMPPVRTGRGRRRKR